The DNA window agtcatacgatagccaataaatttccaacttttctgtaagaacagaatttacgaatacgtttctcttgcgaatgaattcaagaatcgagcccctgatacgcgtatcaaatgcacgatgtaaactaagccatagtaagtatagactaaggccggaattcatagtcgaatcttattcaagttccagcttaagcacgatcttgagacatcaatgctgttatttcattggttaagtaagtctcaagtcggctcgaagctagacttaagacaatgcttgagcttaagatcggtctatgaatcccaTCCTAAAGGTGCCTTTTGATGCTGACGCtcgacgctcattttcagAGCGTCCAAAAGATCACGTGACCATTCTGCTTGACGCTAGCGTCAAAGAAGTGAAGTTGAATTTGTCTAACAATTAGCGTCGGTCGCTGGATTATCTTTGATTATCCCGATTCAAATTTTGCctcgataataaaaaatggattttgacgtaaatattaattttctacaatttacGATCTTTAATAATGGCCTTGTATCaaagtatacaaaataatatatcttaaatatatattataaccttaaaattttacaaggaTCGACTAAAAGAGTATAATtagagtaaaatataaaataagaaaagttaGAGATACTAtagtaaattagaaatattttagaaatatttgtagtattatttaaatttgatgcATTTTAGGATGAATCTATCAATCTCGTCCAAACTTGTGGGTTATGTGAAACAATCTGCGATCAAGCAGATATTGCAGAACATGAGTGCTTACAAGGCTATACACAGTATATAACTGATCCTGATACACTGtatttttatcctttattaggttaattattgtttatatttgttatatgttaaaatctacatgttttatatttattacttaacaaatatttttatttattatttgatacatattatttaatattttgcagatgATGGAGTGACCGTAATAAAAAACAGAGTGtcaaacacaaataaaaaacaaacagtGACAACGCAATTGcacaagaaaaatacaaataattaattgaataattgtatcaaaataatgtgaaaacttttttgtctataatatatttaaattttatgtttagatTTTGTTACGCCAATACAAGGAATATTATCTGAACAAAATTCTTgtgcaaaagaaagaaattcagATAAAGGGTTAAAAGCAAAACTTAATTATGACGATGAGGAAACTCTCATTTTAGAAGTCCAGTTACGAGAGCCTCTCTGGAATTATAAACTTCCATTACCACAACGCAGCATAAAAATTAccaaaaatttatgacaagAAGTAGCAAATGctttaaatggaaaaattacAGCCAATGaatgtaaagtaaaatttaaaagtttacatGACACATACCGACGAATAATTAGATCAGAAACTAGTGCGAGTGGGTCTGCTCGAAAAGACGCTGGAAATAAATGGCCTCATTACGACTCAATGACATTTTTACGAGATTCTTGCTTGTTGAAAACGtaagaattacatattttatataaatgttaaaaatattatatttaatattataatctataataataattgtaatatttacagCACCGtgagtaatattaaagagtcATCTGATTTTGAAGATAATTCTATTGAAAATATAGAACCAAGTATGTACtgattgaatataaaatatatatatatataagtaccgGGAATCTGTATGTCCGTATTTTCTGTATGACCGTGAACTCCTTCGTCATTTGTAGCCTGATCCTAATATAAATGGTctcattttattaacatagtaATATGacttattgtttatattgtaTAGATTGTGGGCTccggaataaaaaaaagaaaagcaatTTGGAGACGTCTACTAGTGCAATAGAAAAAATTGCGAACTCATTGTGCGACAATAACGACCTACCTATTAATCTTCCACCTCCTCCAGTTCCAGATGAAATCGATGCTTTTTTGTCAATGTTAGGATGCCAGTTGCGAGAATTGCAATTACGCAAACGCcgagaaataatgaaaaagtttTTAGACATAATTTACGATGCTTTGGCAgaacatacataattttttttattacattatgtattattttattttttattatatatttatattataaaatattacgtttataggtttataattattctagtttaaaacaatttagatttggaaataaataatgataaatgaaatatatatcacttttattattttcacaaagtcaaaattacaataaataaagattgaaCGATAATATGCtcataagtaaataatataaataaccataaaaaattaaaaaatgcaaattaatcaTTAGTGTTTCTTATactttaattagaaataaaacatgatatatacaaatattaacaatgATTAAATTGCCATGGTACAGCTCCTTCATTGTTAAAATATCGACAAAATTCTTCTCGAATTTGTTTAGCTTGACAACTACTGGTATTAGTACCGCATTTAGTTATGTCACGAAGTGCACATTTTTCAGTGCATTTTCTCCAAGAACCAGGAATTAAACCATTTGGAGTATCTTGATCAATCATTGATGGAGGTACGTATTGATTTTCCTCAATGTCTTGTAAACAAAGCCAATTATGAAGACATATTATTGCTTGAACTATTTTCATCGTTTTGTTAACATTACAAATGATGGGTCGTCTTAAGATTCTCCATCTACTCACTAAAATGCCAAAAGTGTTTTCAATTGTCCTTCTAGCACGACTAAGAcgataattaaagattattcgATCTTCAGTTAGATTTTCTCTCCCTGGGTAAGGTCGAAGTAagtaatttgataattaaaacgcTTCATCTCCCACGAGTACGTATGGTAAAGGTTGTCCATCTGACGTTATAGGTTCTGCTTCTGGTAAATTCATTTGCTTATTATCAAAAGATTGTCCAATCAAGGAATCTTTAAAGATGCCACCGTCACTGCGTCGACCGTAAGCTCCAATGTCcacaaatgtaaatatatactttgcaTTACATATTCCAAGCAAAACAATGCTgtggttatttttataattaaagtatgaTAAACCCGAATTATTAGgacactaaaaaaataaatagctatttaattttcaaataaatttttgaatattattcagtgttaacttattataagtataagaGAGCATTCATATCTTGGCAGAAAagtagaaagaa is part of the Monomorium pharaonis isolate MP-MQ-018 chromosome 2, ASM1337386v2, whole genome shotgun sequence genome and encodes:
- the LOC118644593 gene encoding uncharacterized protein LOC118644593 isoform X2, which encodes MDFDDESINLVQTCGLCETICDQADIAEHECLQGYTQYITDPDTLYFYPLLDDGVTVIKNRVSNTNKKQTVTTQLHKKNTNN
- the LOC118644593 gene encoding uncharacterized protein LOC118644593 isoform X1 → MTFLRDSCLLKTTVSNIKESSDFEDNSIENIEPNCGLRNKKKKSNLETSTSAIEKIANSLCDNNDLPINLPPPPVPDEIDAFLSMLGCQLRELQLRKRREIMKKFLDIIYDALAEHT
- the LOC118644546 gene encoding protein ANTAGONIST OF LIKE HETEROCHROMATIN PROTEIN 1-like; this translates as MTIRFLASGDFMTSISYQYLIGLTTVSNIIDETCNAIWNNLQKQVLPSSLTKEDWLNIEHDFEELWNFKHCVGAIDGKHILIQCPNNSGLSYFNYKNNHSIVLLGICNAKYIFTFVDIGAYGRRSDGGIFKDSLIGQSFDNKQMNLPEAEPITSDGQPLPYVLVGDEAF